One part of the Sorangiineae bacterium MSr11954 genome encodes these proteins:
- a CDS encoding tetratricopeptide repeat protein yields the protein MKKSSFSKASMRLGVISALALASAVGCGSATPQVASPSSLASARDQGRASGDAETVGRWALLEMVAPGGDAGQAKNAAGRLRQMKHEGLYGSLALGVYDEMHGDPRSAADNYAATLVAARQSDDPDGRLVAWFATNRLRAQRGSVAELYTRHKKTLEDLLARPGKLGWRAVAELSDWSNAEAFDKAAVIDDAYDAQYTARAGCGRKIRLAGPFGRGTSVDRRRTFAAEEPRPWPPSWEPDPFRGTRPHVLKVEQHRCLAGSPEQAGKGVYYAEAFFSTDTERDLILAVAGAIKVWIDDVPILERDLREWGVWQRFGAAARVGPGRHRVLARLLNDSTSFRFLQPDGKPAGIVTDVDGSRPYGLSKATPLPNVNPLDPMVQARKASSPLQAYLAASLASIDGLDDVASALVEPYVEPADAGAVALQAAAGFAHGDPIYPEETRRQNERRFRTRAVERDPSLWYSRAWLALDLGEQKGLVEGVEPLRKLADEFRGEPEILEGLGRVYGRLGWRAERMRAFADLSQRFPDDADALRAYLDALEEDGPLEKADSIAERVKKLDPETEVELDRALARHDWKAAVDELRRLAKRRPDRKEIASRIADVLARAGNPAAAAAELDKALAKNPQDATARFRLADRAFSKGDRGALRRALAESIQAGANIAELRDAITVVEGATNLEPYRIDGRAVIRDFERWEKSGKKMAGNAARVLDYSALWVHPDGSSEMLEHEIQRMQSQEAVGKESEQQPPQGLVLRLRVIKPDGTVLEPEPVEGKPTLTLPHLEIGDYVELEHVTSFRGDGEKGKTYKGPHWFFREADKGYWRSEFVTLTPKDRPLDIETRGNVGQPKVKTLGTFVERRWRVDESPPAPEEPDAVPPTEFLPSVRIGWGQSLQESLARLVDFASDETPLDPRLGKMAREIVKGVPEKSTSARAERLYHHVLTTVEEGNENDGRRALTGRSGSLQSAFGHLLRQLNIPLELAVVKNRLAPPPLGKMSEAEVFDSVVLRIPTESGVRWLTVRDKFAPFGYLAAGLRGQPAYRLIPGTPLDKTATGGDLDGVSFEGRALLREDGSATLELAQSFRGKVGASLRAVFDRIAAGQVRDFVETRLVGRNFPGARVRDVSVEGKQTLDAPLVVRVHAEVPQLARAVSGGLSLKQLFPMRLAQLAALSERQTPQLISGSSHVDVKFEVVVPETMRMPSSLPVGEVRDGERIVRVGDTVRGHALYLDRVVDIPAGRVQPGDEYTRFQRFSQEADQLVEREIMLGR from the coding sequence AAGGCATCGATGCGTCTGGGTGTGATTTCGGCGTTGGCCCTGGCCAGCGCCGTGGGTTGTGGCAGCGCGACGCCGCAGGTCGCGAGCCCCTCGTCGCTCGCGAGCGCCCGCGATCAAGGGCGCGCGTCCGGCGACGCCGAGACCGTGGGCCGCTGGGCGCTGCTCGAAATGGTGGCACCCGGCGGCGACGCGGGCCAAGCCAAGAACGCGGCCGGGCGCCTGCGCCAGATGAAGCACGAGGGGCTGTACGGCAGCCTGGCGCTCGGGGTCTACGACGAGATGCACGGCGATCCGCGCTCGGCGGCCGACAACTACGCGGCGACCCTGGTCGCGGCGCGGCAGAGCGACGATCCCGACGGGCGGCTCGTGGCTTGGTTCGCCACGAACCGGCTTCGCGCCCAGCGCGGCTCGGTGGCCGAGCTCTATACGCGCCACAAAAAGACGTTGGAGGATCTGCTCGCGCGACCGGGCAAGCTGGGTTGGCGCGCGGTGGCCGAGCTCTCCGACTGGTCCAACGCCGAGGCGTTCGACAAGGCGGCGGTCATCGACGACGCCTACGACGCGCAGTACACCGCACGCGCGGGCTGCGGCCGCAAGATCCGGCTCGCGGGCCCGTTCGGGCGCGGCACGTCGGTGGATCGAAGGCGCACCTTTGCCGCCGAGGAGCCGCGTCCGTGGCCTCCGTCGTGGGAGCCCGATCCGTTCCGCGGCACGCGTCCCCATGTCTTGAAGGTCGAGCAGCACCGGTGCCTGGCCGGCTCGCCCGAACAAGCCGGCAAAGGCGTGTACTACGCCGAGGCGTTCTTCTCGACGGACACCGAGCGCGATCTGATCCTGGCGGTGGCGGGCGCCATCAAGGTGTGGATCGACGACGTGCCGATCCTCGAGCGAGATCTGCGCGAGTGGGGCGTGTGGCAGCGCTTTGGAGCGGCGGCGCGCGTGGGGCCGGGCCGGCATCGCGTGCTGGCGCGCCTCCTGAACGACTCGACGTCGTTTCGTTTCTTGCAGCCCGATGGAAAGCCGGCGGGCATCGTCACCGACGTGGACGGCTCGCGCCCCTACGGTCTCTCCAAGGCGACCCCCCTCCCCAACGTCAACCCGCTCGACCCGATGGTGCAGGCGCGAAAGGCCAGCTCGCCGCTGCAAGCGTACCTGGCCGCGAGCCTCGCCAGCATCGACGGCCTCGACGACGTGGCGAGCGCGCTGGTCGAGCCATACGTGGAGCCGGCCGACGCGGGCGCCGTCGCGCTCCAAGCCGCCGCCGGGTTTGCGCACGGCGATCCCATTTACCCCGAGGAGACGCGCCGCCAGAACGAGCGCCGCTTCCGCACGCGCGCGGTGGAGCGCGATCCGTCGCTCTGGTACTCGCGCGCCTGGCTGGCGCTCGATCTCGGCGAGCAGAAGGGCCTGGTCGAGGGCGTGGAGCCGCTGCGCAAGCTGGCCGACGAGTTCCGCGGCGAGCCGGAGATCCTGGAGGGGCTCGGGCGGGTCTATGGGCGCCTCGGTTGGCGCGCGGAGCGGATGCGCGCGTTCGCCGATTTGAGCCAGCGCTTTCCGGACGACGCCGACGCGCTCCGCGCTTACCTCGACGCGCTCGAGGAGGACGGCCCGCTGGAGAAGGCCGATTCGATCGCGGAGCGGGTGAAGAAGCTCGACCCCGAGACGGAGGTGGAGCTGGACCGGGCCCTCGCGCGCCACGACTGGAAGGCGGCGGTCGACGAGCTGCGAAGGCTCGCCAAGCGCCGCCCCGATCGCAAAGAGATCGCCAGCCGCATCGCCGACGTTCTGGCGCGCGCGGGCAATCCGGCGGCCGCCGCCGCGGAGCTGGACAAAGCGCTCGCCAAAAATCCGCAGGACGCCACGGCCCGGTTCCGCCTGGCCGATCGCGCCTTCTCGAAGGGCGATCGCGGTGCGCTGCGGCGCGCGCTGGCGGAGTCGATTCAAGCCGGCGCCAACATCGCGGAGCTGCGCGATGCCATCACGGTGGTGGAGGGCGCCACCAACCTCGAGCCGTATCGGATCGACGGGCGCGCCGTCATCCGCGACTTCGAGCGGTGGGAGAAGAGCGGCAAGAAGATGGCCGGCAACGCCGCGCGCGTGCTCGACTACTCGGCGCTGTGGGTGCACCCCGATGGCTCGAGCGAGATGCTCGAGCACGAGATTCAGCGGATGCAGTCGCAGGAGGCCGTGGGCAAAGAGTCGGAGCAACAGCCGCCGCAAGGGTTGGTGCTGCGCCTGCGGGTGATCAAGCCCGATGGCACCGTGCTGGAGCCGGAGCCGGTGGAGGGAAAGCCGACGTTGACGTTGCCGCACCTGGAGATCGGCGACTACGTCGAGCTGGAGCACGTCACCTCGTTCCGGGGCGACGGCGAAAAGGGCAAGACCTACAAGGGCCCGCATTGGTTCTTCCGCGAGGCCGACAAGGGCTACTGGCGCAGCGAGTTCGTGACCTTGACCCCCAAGGATCGCCCGCTCGACATCGAGACGCGCGGCAATGTGGGGCAGCCAAAGGTGAAGACCTTGGGGACCTTCGTGGAGCGCAGGTGGCGGGTGGACGAGAGCCCGCCGGCGCCCGAGGAGCCGGACGCCGTTCCGCCCACCGAGTTTTTGCCCAGCGTTCGCATTGGCTGGGGGCAGTCGCTGCAGGAGTCGCTGGCCCGCCTGGTGGACTTCGCGTCGGATGAGACGCCGCTCGATCCGCGCCTCGGCAAGATGGCGCGCGAGATCGTAAAAGGGGTGCCGGAGAAGAGCACCTCGGCGCGCGCCGAGCGCCTCTACCACCACGTGCTCACCACCGTGGAGGAGGGGAACGAAAACGACGGGCGCCGCGCGCTCACCGGCCGGAGCGGATCGCTCCAGTCGGCCTTCGGGCACCTGCTTCGCCAGCTGAACATCCCGCTGGAGCTCGCGGTGGTGAAGAACCGCCTGGCCCCGCCGCCGCTCGGAAAGATGAGCGAGGCCGAGGTGTTCGACTCGGTGGTGCTGCGCATCCCCACGGAGAGCGGCGTCCGCTGGCTCACGGTGCGCGACAAGTTCGCGCCGTTTGGGTACTTGGCCGCGGGGTTGCGCGGTCAGCCCGCGTACCGCTTGATCCCGGGAACACCGCTCGACAAGACGGCGACCGGGGGCGATCTCGACGGGGTCAGCTTCGAGGGGCGCGCGCTCTTGCGCGAGGATGGCTCGGCGACCTTGGAGCTCGCGCAGAGCTTTCGCGGCAAGGTGGGCGCGTCGCTGCGCGCGGTGTTCGATCGCATCGCGGCGGGGCAGGTGCGCGACTTCGTGGAGACGCGGCTGGTGGGCCGCAACTTCCCGGGGGCGCGCGTGCGCGACGTGTCGGTGGAGGGGAAGCAAACGTTGGATGCGCCGCTGGTCGTGCGGGTCCACGCCGAGGTGCCGCAGCTGGCGCGGGCGGTCTCGGGCGGCCTGTCGCTCAAGCAGCTGTTCCCCATGCGGCTCGCGCAGCTGGCGGCGCTCTCGGAGCGGCAGACGCCGCAGCTGATCAGCGGCTCGTCGCACGTGGACGTGAAGTTCGAGGTGGTGGTGCCCGAGACCATGCGCATGCCCTCGAGCCTCCCGGTCGGCGAGGTGCGCGACGGCGAGCGGATCGTGCGCGTGGGCGACACCGTGCGCGGTCATGCGCTGTACCTCGATCGCGTGGTGGACATCCCGGCGGGGCGCGTGCAGCCTGGCGACGAGTACACGCGCTTCCAGCGCTTCTCCCAGGAGGCCGATCAGCTCGTGGAGCGCGAAATCATGCTGGGACGGTGA